The genomic stretch aggtcctctgcactccagggccggtgctttatcctctagtgtttgttaaacccaaagattcaagcttttggaacaaaaacctctttatttgacaaaaactgctaggaaaactggaaaacagtatggcagaaactaggtatagaccaaaacCTCAGAGCAcatactaaaataatgtcaaaattggTACATTATTTACACCGAAATggtgtaaaaaaatttaaaagagcacAGAATACTTTTTCCATTAGATTTATGTACAGGGGAaggatttaggaccaaagaagataaaagagaacattacaaaatataaaatagacaattttaataatgttaaattaaaagacttttgtaaaaacaaaagcaatgcaaccaaaattataaggaaagtagaaaactgggaaagaatttttgcaacaagtttctctgaaaaaggcctgTATCTAAAGAGCCTCCAGATGGCTTTCCTCTAGACTGTCTGTGCTGGGCTGTACtccacttcttccttttttttttttttttttgttttgttagcagggcaatgggggttaagtgacttgctcagggtcacacagctagtaagtgtcaagtgcctgaggccggatttgaactcaagtactcctgaatccagggctggtgctttatccactgagccacctagctgccccctactccacTTCTTCCAAATTGAGAAAGAATTTTCCCGAATTTCTTTTAAGTTATCTTAAACTGGAATATTGTtgcattttgtctttttgtagattctgtagtCCTAGAATCTGTTCAAAGTCTTGATTTAAAGTTGTTTctaaaggaaatggggaaaagctCAGGGaaattcctggcttctttctgccatcttagctctgctCCCAAAAGTATATCTTAAGTTATCTCTTGATCATGAAAGTGCTATGTGTGGACTGAGAGGATTCCAATGACCACAAGGAATTTAGACCTAATTAGAGATGATAAGATATATACACTAAACCACTCTATTGATAAATAGATTTTCTAAAATATGACATCTGGGAgcaaggaaacaggaaaataaacAGTAAGGAAACAGTAAGAGACCAAAGcaagtaattttcaaaataaagttttatttctaCCTTCTGCTTTTATATTCTTGTTGTCTTTCTGTAGatcttcccccacacacacacaccttatttCCAGAGAGCATTCACATCAAGGGAGAcattataaaatgataataatattgtCAACAATGTCTACAATGAAACATGAACAATTTGCACCCAGTTGCCAAAGACCTGTTGAATTCAGAGGTAAAACAACTCTGGCCCAGGTACATAGGTGTGAATTTCATTGTGAATTATAGCCCATTACTCAAAACAAGGACAAATCTGAGAACTCAGTGCAATGTTAGAGACCAGAAGATCCTTTATAACATAGGAGTTCTAATTTTTTGTGGGCAGAGTAAAGGAAAACTTAAAGACCACAACAACAGTGTCCTAAAAACTTAGCAGTTGGAGCTACCATTAACTCTCCTGAGAGGAATATCTGAAAAGTAATAGAAGAGAGGGAATTCCCCTTGGAATTTAGGAATAAGACTTCTCTGGCCTGTAAACACCATTGTGAATGGAAACTCATTACTATGCAAAAAGACAAAGGTGAGAACCCAGGCAAAAGAGAGATATGGGAAGCACTATCAAACTCCAGGTGTTGTCACCTTTTGTGGGTGGAGCAGAGGGAGGGGCTAATCAaaggaaaagatataaaaagCCCCCAACAAGTCAGTCCCAAAACACTTTGCTGCCAGAGTTCAAGGGAAAAGAGCTGGTGTTATTTACCCTGAGAGGAATATTGGAGAAGGACCAAATAAGTGGTAAGATTTTTCAtgggaaaaatactttttttgtccAAACACTTCAAAAATACCATCTCAAATCAGTAAAGGAATCATAAATTAAAGGAGGAACAAAAATGAGAGGTCGAGGGGTTGAGGAGAAAATAAACCTGCATTTAAGGTCTGTTTTCTTGGAGGTGAGGGGGAACTAGGGGTGCAGAAATAATGAGTTGTGATTGTCCTTCCTTGGTTATCACATTATCTAATCAGAAATATAATTATACTGAGCCTTTAAAATATGGTCAGTTTTTCCTAAACTACCCAAGAAAATAATAAGGCAAGCCAAACCCAAGATTTCCAGTAGCATTTAAGAGGAAGTAGAGATGTTTTCTTCAGAAGATGGTGATGCTGAAGCTTGggataagaggaagagaaaatgagagtaaCAAATATTCATGGAGAACCCCCATCCTCTAGGGTCCTTGGAGGAAAGATACCTGGTTCAGCACTGGGTGATCCTTCCTCCTAGGGGACACACGGGCCCTATaagaacaaaccaaaaaacaagacaacaacaacaaaaactctccTCCCTGCCACCCCAAGCCTGCTCTTTGGCACTTCAAGATGATCAGGGATGAGGTCCATCTGTAATACTGGCTGCATGTGGAATCTGCTTTAGTCCATGATGTCTGACTTCTAGGACTCTTAGGTTCATTGGTTCTATATGAAAGCAGACTTGAAACTTGGGATCCACAATGGATGTATGGTAGATATGGAACCACCACTTCTGTTGCAGGCCCTCTATTGCCTCTGAATCCCTGCAACACCACCTGCACAAAAGGTCTGAGATGCCTTGGATAGCACAGGAATGAGCTGCTCAaacttttctctatttctttccagGCCTAGGAACATGGATGTCAAAGACTTACTTCAAAGCCTCAAAGCAGACCTCATTTGCCCCATCTGCCTGGGCAACTTCACTGACCCAGTGATTGCCAAATGTGGTCATAGCTTTTGCTCACAGTGTCTTCTCCAGTGCAGGGATGGAGCTGATTCTACAATAAACTGTCCAGAGTGCAGACAAGTCATCCAAATCAGCAAGTTGGTGCCCAACAGGAACCTGCAGAATCTTGCTCTCAAGGGCAAAATGATCAGACCTTATTTGCTTCAGAGCATGCTGGGCCTGACCACTTGTGACCAACATCTGGAAAAGGAGAAGCTCTTCTGTGAGGAAGACCAGAGACCCCTCTGTGAGTCTTGTTCATTAGCCACAGAGCACAAAGATCACCAAGTCCTTCCTTTGGATAAGGCTGCTGATGAATGCAGGGTAAGAGTGTCTGCTCACACTCAATCAACCCTAGAGGAGAAATGGTTTCTGTTCATTTAACTCACTTTTGTCCCAGTTTCACATATCACTTGACGTTTAACCTAATGGGTACAAGGGAAAATGAGGGGCCTCACACCTGTGACTTAAATGTCAAGTACACAACCCACTTATTTTTACTGGCCTTCCAGATCCTTCTtggcctcagtattctcatctttaaaatgtcagTAATGATGATAGCCAGTAAGTTTTATGGTTCTTGTGAGGTTCCAGTGGAAAAGACATATAGACCTTTGATAGCCTTAAAGGGTAATGTAAATGCTAGATCTAACTAGTCAGAAATTCTAAAGCATATGATCCTTTTTGGTCTAAAGCAGATGTTTgactaaggttttgtttttcttgtaggAGAAGCTCCAGGAGACATGGAATTTGTTACAGAGTAAAGTGGAAGAATTTAAATTTTCATTGGATCTTGcaagaaaaaaagaggtacagTACAAGGTCAGTGTCTGTTCTTTTTGGTAAGGAAGATGAGAGGCCTTGAAggcctttctcctttctcaaaaGGATGCATTAATGATGAACATGATAGCAGAATAGTGTTTTTCTTCATGCAAAGGAACAGAttgatatgaatgaatgaaataaatgatcAATCTTTGGGGGAATAATTTGACACCAAATAATAGTGGAAGAACTTGTCtttcatttaaattatatgtATGAAAAAATGGTTTTCACACAGGATTTGGGTAACTCTAGGTTGGAAATGATCTCTGGTTCATTTTTGAGGACTTCTCCTGTGTATGATTTCATTCTCTATATCCTTCCAACATTAACTACTCCATTAAAAATATCCTTTAATAGACTGTATATCTCAGAAGGCTTTCAATGCAAGATGTGGGCCCAGCAGCCAGAAAAGCTGTCTGGTATCAGAGTCCAGTGTTCTGAAATGGCCAATGGTATTTAATGGGAAGCACCATTATTGGCCATTAACCCATTCCATCTCAgatttttcacttctttcctttATCCTAATTTATTTTGGGACAGGAACTTATAGAGGCAGTTAAATTTGAATATGAGCAAATGTGTCCATTCTTGCTGGATAAAGAATATCTATACAAGAAAAAATTGGACCAGGAATTCAGAAGCAACCTGGCAGAATTCGAGGAGAAGAAGGCCAGACTGTCACAACAAATCCAGAGTCTGCAGAAAAGTATGCTCAAAGTAGAGGAGAATTTGGACAAGGCTCCCTTGGAAATGCTCCAGGTGAGTGTGTGCAACAGATATATACTATTGCTTTAGAAAAGAGGACCAGAAGGAACATGCCCTGTCCCCTACAGACCACCACGGGAATGTGATAGAATGAGTCACTCCAGGCTTTTCATTGGATTCTCCAACTGTATTTGTTTTCTAATGAACAATGCTGGGTGTTAATCTACCATTCCTTCAGACTGCCAAACCTTTTCCAGCTTCTTCAGTGACTGTTCTCTCATTCAGGGTATGCAGAAGTTTTACCCAGTCAAATAAAGCTTCTGtgtaatggaggaagacaaaagGGCAGGGTAGAAAGGCACTTCTCTCCATCTTCAGAAGGGGGCATGGCCATGAGGCTAATCAGAAACAACCAAAGGCTCATTCTATGCACAGACTTAAATTAtgtaaatatggtaatgttccTGTAGTTCTAAGGGAATGAGAAAACTCTGTGGAGGTGTGTCTGGGCTCTCTGAGGAAGACAACATTGTATAAATAGACTAAAGATTGGAACACTAAATCTCTCTATTTTTCTCCTCAGGATATGAAAGACACCTGGGCAAGGTAAGTTTCCATTcaactaatatagaaatacagAATCTGTGGGGAAGTCTGATTGTTTGGAAGGGCTAAGTGGGGTCTACTATGTTGGCACATATTGAAATATTGGATCCAGACAGGGCTCTGGAGGTCTGTGTAGAACAAGTGTAACCAAGTGTTTCCTGTTTGTAGGAATGAGGAGCTGCTACTTCAAGAACCAGTGGTTCCCTTCCCTACCTGGAGCATCTGCCCCATCACTGTCTTGAGAGATATGCTCAAGACTTTCCAGAGTAAGTTTCATTGTCAGTTTCAATTGACATTGTGGAAATTCCCAGGAGTTTCCATAATTCTTTGCAATAGATTTCCTTAGGGTATGCTACTAGTAAATGACTCTTTTCCTCAGCCTCTGCTACCCTGTGTAGATAATTTCTATAGTCACATGACTACTGAGATCCTTTCCTATTTTCATAAAAGGCTGGACCCTTTCACGGCTCTAGCAGCAGTGAAATAATATGCCTATTATCATATTTTACTACCAGCTTTGAATTGTTCTGTGTTTTACCATCTTTGACCATTTGATATATGTGAGAACACTTCAGATATTCAAGATTAATTTGTTTAATTATAAGTGATTGTGTATTCTTTTGCATATTTCCTttgactttatattttcttttttctgatcagTTTATTCATACATTGTAGCCAACTCATCGATTTTGAAATGTCTCTTAATATTTCTCATAATTCTATATGGATTTTGTATGTTACCTTACTCTTTGTGATGATTTGTATATAGGAATGATGAAGgttagttctttctttttgtttgtccatttcttcttcataaattgcatttttttttgttttttttctgaccttttggctttttaatctcaggtgtgtatgttttgtttgtttgtttttttggagggtgtctatagtaatatatttttttaaatcaatattgtATTTTCTGCaattacagaaaaaaacaattttttactttcatttatgaaaatttttgagtttcatattctcttcttccctgcctCTCCTCCAATCTCTCATTGGGAAGGCAAGTAATTTCATATTGTTTATACACATGCAGTCATGTACAGATATTTACATGTtcctcatgttgtgaaaggaaataCAGAAAGGTCCTTCCATTGTCttagatgattgtattgctgagaataagtgTTGATTTTTTGTATTAGGAAGCCTTGAGTACCCATTTCCTCTTCCATTGTATTAATTTTGTTACTTGTTAGCTTGGGAAAGTTTCTCTAAAGAAACTAACTTTGGTCCTTAATTTTCTCTAGTTCTGAGGTACAGGAAGTCTTACCTTACTTAAAATACtcacttctcatttttattctaaagATTATGGGAGAGAAGAAGTTTATTGGCCAAGGATCCAATGCAGATCATGACATTGAATATTCCTGAGAAAGGTCATGATTTATTATGAGGGTCATAGTCAACAATATGcctgataaagaaaataataggggCTATATCTCCCAtgcaaggaaaaagaaacaggggaggaaagggagctgTTTTAATATATATTAGTATGGAGTGATAGAATGACATTTCAATTCTAGAATGGTCAAATAACTTGTTTCTCCCAAATGTTTTAGTGAGAAACATCCTATTGCTTCCATACTGGTCAGGCAGCCTGAGTCTTGCTCCACTTCCATATTCCCTATTACCCTCTAGTAACATCTCCTCTCTCTACTTTTCATTGCATTGGAAATGCTATAAGGTATTACTAAATGTTCTTTGTGTCTAATCTGTCCCTGTTTTAATACATACTTCCTGGGAATTGCTTATGAACCTGTTATCTAATTCAGATTTCTTCAGGTAATTCTATTGTCCAAAATCTCTTCCCCATTTGCTATCTCCTGCACAATAAATTCTAAACACTTTAACAAGGTGCTTCCTGGATAGATGCATTCTTTCTTTGTTGACATTCTCAAACTACTTGCCTCTAATTCTGCTTCTGGGGTTTTCAAGTAGTCATCCTATTCAGTATGTATATAGGGCTTCCTGACCCtctgcctctttttctcctctcctcccttcctctattgcacagcttcttaaacttttcccacttgcaaccccttttgcCCAGGAAACTTTTATGccaccccaggtatatagatttataaaataggtatgcatatcCTTTTACTATTGCTAAATTTTTTGTGACTCCCCCCCATATATGGCCCAATATGGCAttgcaacccacaatttaagaagcaaGGCTCTCTATTATCTGCTCTCTCACaccccttttttcctttgttctttattttcttcatctttccacATACACCTCCTTTCTTGGCCTTGTTCTTCCCTTTATCCTGTCATCCAGACATGTAATTATTTATGTGCTTATTGTGCTGCATTTTGCACCATCCTGATTATGTCTATATATGCACATCTTAAGTCCTCTCTGATAGAGTATAAGCTCCACAAGGTCAGTGATctctaaaaaaattgaaaagagtgGATCCTTCCTTTGGCTGGTCTTTGTAAAAAGTGGTTTGTACAAAAATGGTATTTTTACCAAGGACCAAATGTCTACACTTCCCAACTATGTTAGTGTATACTGTCAATTACTATGTCAATGTAATACCTCCTTCCAGTACATACGATCTATCTTCCAAGGCCCGACATATTTCTACTTGGTCATTGTTGCTACTTAAGAAAACATTCCTAAATATTTAAAACAGGCCTTAAAATATAGGATATTGGATTTAAAGCTTGAAGTGTCATAATGTATCTTTTTGACTCACACCTATGTGTGAGTCAAACCTACAACAAAACCAGGACACTGGAAAACTAAGTAGCTTGTGCAAGtataagtgtcagagtcagggcAGTCCCCTTTATTCTTCTTATATCATCTCTACTGGATTGTGATTTAGTCTCTCACAGTGTGACATTGCTCAGgagtggaaatttttttttaaccttcatgATCTGTAACCAAAGCCTAATTTTCCCTTTTCGTTTTACTATAGGGGATATAACTCTAGATCCTGAAACAGCCAATCCTCATCTCATCCTGTCTGAAGATTTGAAGAGTGTCATGTATACAAGTGTCCCACAGGATCTGCCTGACAATGAAGAAAGATTTGACACTGTTTTTGCTGTGCTGGGGGCCCAGACCTTCACCTCTGGTAGACACTACTGGGAAGTGGTGGTAGGACATATGACACAGTGGATACTGGGCATCTGTGAAGATTCAATCAACAGAAAGGGGGAACATTCCCTATTATCCAGGGATATACTAACCATAGTTgcagtaaaaaatgaaaataatttatttctctggAATTCAAAATGTGGTTTTTATGAGGTCAAGCCTATCCACTCGGTGGGTGTTTTTCTAGATTATGAAAAGAGACGTATAGTATTTTACAATGACACAGAGGGATCCATTATCTTCACTCTCCAGAACCTAGCCTTTCAAGGAGCTCTCCGCCCTTACTTTTCTATTCCTTATTCTCctgatgaagaaaataactctggATCACTCATTATCTGTCATCACAGTAATTAGTAAATTGCTATTAATAATCTAATTACTATGAGAATAATATCAAtgaaaagtgactgaaaaatTACAGTGAAAATGACTTTCTATTCACTTGAGCTCATGTTGAAATAGTCAGAACAACAGTTATGTTTGATTATCACCAGCAATGAGAATAAAGTCTATCTGGTTTATACTTGGTATCGACATGTCTGTCTCACTTTCTATCAGTACCTAGTATACCCATCTCACTGATACTTCACTGAGAGCTTCAACAATATTCTACAAAACTAATTCAAGTatagaatttaattattttcccataGGAAATGGAATTTGATATCACAAATACTGTGTATTTCTAAGATGGAAACatgttatatattcatatatgcatatgcacacatatatacatagttgtACACATTTGCTTTTTATGTATGTaagcatacatatatgaatgtgtttTTCATTCTTGAATCACCAGGGTATTTTTCATGTGGCTGGTATACTAAACTATTTGAGTCATTATTGATCTCATAAAAGGAATCCTCCATTTTTTCAGTGATTGAAACATTCAAGACAATGTTTTTCACATACCTTATCCTCTGGGAGACATCACCATTTGGGAACATATTTCTACACCATGAACTCTACAGAGGAACTCTGTGATATACCTCTTTTTTGTAAGAATTGGGCTTGGAgcgtggagccaagatggtggaggaaaggtaggGACTTTCATGAGCTCCCTCCAAGattcctccaaataccttcaaataatgccataagacaattatggcagcagaacccacaaaaagacagagtgaattaatttttcagccaaagacaacttagaaggtcagcaagaaaggtctgttgtacctgggtgagagtggagtgcaacCCAGTGTAGGCTGTGCAGGCACAGACCTAACCCCAGTGCTGAACCAGCCCCAggtcagccccagccccagaaaaccaggagtAGGCCTCTGGAATCTCTGAATTAGCTGCTGCAGCAactgcttctagaactcagcccacagatggtaatgAGGTTGAACAACTGGCCAGAAGGAGCTTACAgtgatctctttgctagcactgtgacaggactctgttgctttgcccatacttgcATACAGGTCACAGACTTGGGTGGTGGTTCCAGCccagggaggagcacaagcatactgtggagcttgcagccacagtggaggaGGATTCTGTTCCTAGTTgtagggcagaaaagcaggtttgtggttgcttgcagacaaCCCATATAGAATGTAGAAAGCATGTGTTGGGCCTATaggccaagagagtagtaaacatatctctccttaaatcataacaccttggaagagCTAAGTACttccaaattcctagaagtatcttgaAGAACAGCTCCTCAAAACCCCTCAAACTTGGAACAGtgtaccctccaccctggaagaagtgccctactttaacaaagagttaaatatcaagaaatagactcataaaataaacaaacgaaAATATGCTGACcctaaaaagtttctttttttttaaacaacaaacattgattttattttttccagttacatgtaagggtaattttcaacattcattttcataagttttagagttccaaatttttctccctccctccctccctttcctccaccctcgacaagacagcaaccaggttatatatgtgcaatatgCAAGTGCTCTTTTCAGTTATTTCTATCAGGGAAGATAGTatgctccatcattagtcctttaggatattcttggatcattgcattgctgagagtagttaagtcattcacaattactcattgaacaatactgctgtcactatgcataatgtcctcccagttctgctcacttcacaatacattagttcatgagtctttccaggtttttctgggatcatcctgtttgtcatttcctatagcacaagaccatttcaccacaatcatataccacagcttcttcagtcattcttcaattgatgggccttcccttgattctcaattcttagccaccacaaagaatttctataaatattttttgtaaaatttccccccttttctctttttcatgattactattgttaactgtttcccttccatcctattctgttcatcatgatatttattctattatccatcttacttcatcctatccctcttcaaaagagatttacttctgtctgttccctcctcCAATGTGCCCTTCTTTCTTCTGCCcatctctttatccccttcccctcctgttttgcttcagggttagatagattactccacccaattgaatgtgtatgttattccctccttgagccaattctgatgagtgttaggctcatttactgcccagattaaatagattatgcCACCCAGTTGGGGGGAGgctgttaatccctccttgaggcaactctgatgagtttaaggtatttgagacttttctgatgagtgtaaaattcatttactgccctgctcttctcctatctcttcccccactccataagccttgtcctgtttctttcatgtaggatttcacctctgtccttccctctcccccagtgcattcccctcacccctcattttaaccctaaagatgtcatcatggggcatctaggtgacacagtggacaaagcatccaccctggacccagggggattccagctaaaacccagcctcagacacaagacagtcacctactgcattaccccaggcatgtcccccaactccatttttttttatggttctctagggtcttgtatttgccattcacttcaggtcttttcatcatgaatacctgaaagtcctctttttcattaaagtcccattttttcctctgaaagtttatgcaaagtttttctgggtaggtgattcttggttgtaatcccaattcctttgtcctctgcaatatcatattccatgccctctggtccttcattgtagaagctgctagattttgttctatcctgactggggctccccagtacttgaattctttctttttggaaacttgcaatattttctccttgacctgagagctctggaatttggctttaatattcctaggagatttccttttgggatctctttctggaggtgatcagtggattctttcaatttttattttagtttcttctagaatttcagggcaatttcccctaatgatttctttgaagatgatgtctaagctctttccttgatcatggttttcaggtagaataataattttcaaattatctctcctggacctattttcaaggtcagcagTTTCTCccagaatatatttcacattgccctctatttttctttattcattttgatttgctttattgtgtcttggtttctcataaagtcattggcttccatttgttcaatcctaattcttaggcaattattttcattagagaacttttgtacctccttttccatttggccaatttggcttttcaagctattgacatttttctcatgtctttcctgaatcaccctcatttctctttccatttttttcctctacctctctaactttactttcaaagtcctttttgagcacctctatggcctgagaccaatccatatttttcttggaagctttagatatacgGGCCCTGActttgacatctttctctgagggtgcacctcgatcttccttgtcactgaagaaactttctgtgtaCTTCCACGgtagaggcaagatggcagaggaaaggcagtgaattctcaaactcatgacatgatcactccaaaaagcaTCCAAATAATCCCATAGGACAATACCTAgaacagcaaaactcaca from Dromiciops gliroides isolate mDroGli1 chromosome 6, mDroGli1.pri, whole genome shotgun sequence encodes the following:
- the LOC122732185 gene encoding probable E3 ubiquitin-protein ligase TRIML1; translated protein: MDVKDLLQSLKADLICPICLGNFTDPVIAKCGHSFCSQCLLQCRDGADSTINCPECRQVIQISKLVPNRNLQNLALKGKMIRPYLLQSMLGLTTCDQHLEKEKLFCEEDQRPLCESCSLATEHKDHQVLPLDKAADECREKLQETWNLLQSKVEEFKFSLDLARKKEVQYKELIEAVKFEYEQMCPFLLDKEYLYKKKLDQEFRSNLAEFEEKKARLSQQIQSLQKSMLKVEENLDKAPLEMLQDMKDTWARNEELLLQEPVVPFPTWSICPITVLRDMLKTFQRDITLDPETANPHLILSEDLKSVMYTSVPQDLPDNEERFDTVFAVLGAQTFTSGRHYWEVVVGHMTQWILGICEDSINRKGEHSLLSRDILTIVAVKNENNLFLWNSKCGFYEVKPIHSVGVFLDYEKRRIVFYNDTEGSIIFTLQNLAFQGALRPYFSIPYSPDEENNSGSLIICHHSN